One part of the Bacteroidia bacterium genome encodes these proteins:
- a CDS encoding DUF1573 domain-containing protein, which translates to MKINHMTLALLIAGLAMLYPAKSNAQDTEKKPKVNKELKQVMKELPADLQLQVLRYAERQKAVYMAAKIKREELANSPKAVDINDPRVIQLESSSPEKELKVKPHPEKAQELKVKPANNSNFAVSPPAAAPAAPAKPSYMQIAEEMPQTNIEWVEESFDFGEVKEGTQPSHIFRFKNTGDQPLKITRVKPSCGCTTPNWSKDEIEPGGEGFVEVSYNSKNRPGMANKSITVTGNFNERNKVLRFKVNVIRE; encoded by the coding sequence ATGAAGATCAATCATATGACTCTTGCATTGTTAATCGCTGGCCTTGCCATGCTTTACCCAGCGAAATCCAATGCCCAAGACACAGAAAAGAAACCAAAAGTTAATAAAGAACTCAAACAGGTAATGAAGGAATTGCCTGCTGATCTCCAATTGCAGGTACTCCGATATGCAGAACGGCAAAAAGCTGTGTATATGGCTGCCAAAATCAAAAGAGAGGAGTTGGCCAATAGCCCAAAAGCTGTTGATATCAACGATCCCAGAGTTATTCAGCTTGAAAGTAGTAGCCCTGAAAAGGAACTAAAAGTAAAACCTCATCCGGAAAAAGCTCAGGAATTGAAAGTGAAGCCTGCAAACAATTCAAATTTTGCAGTTAGTCCTCCAGCTGCAGCCCCGGCTGCTCCTGCCAAACCTTCTTATATGCAGATCGCAGAGGAGATGCCACAGACCAACATTGAGTGGGTAGAAGAAAGTTTTGACTTCGGAGAGGTAAAGGAAGGGACTCAACCCAGCCATATCTTCCGTTTCAAAAATACTGGAGATCAACCCCTAAAGATCACGAGAGTAAAACCTTCTTGCGGATGTACAACTCCCAATTGGTCCAAAGATGAAATCGAACCGGGCGGGGAAGGATTTGTAGAAGTTTCCTACAATTCAAAAAATCGTCCCGGCATGGCTAATAAATCTATAACCGTAACCGGAAACTTTAATGAACGCAATAAAGTATTGCGCTTTAAGGTGAATGTAATCCGTGAATAG
- a CDS encoding right-handed parallel beta-helix repeat-containing protein: MAVTYYVSPTGNDLNTGLTAADPWQTIDRVNLAAIGPGDEVLFEGGQTFVSANGLFFTGARSGTAANPIIISSYGTGRATLNVTGAHAFVAYECAGFEITDLNFVGAGRLVNNFAGIVFYSDTGTPVIPNRYEHVLISRVEVSGFNLGGIKFQGTEIYRGSGGTQASSGWESVSITYADVHDNGDFGIEIIGDWLTGTTIYPNRDILIQNCTAYNNPGQNGLTTEHTGNGIVVGNAEDVLIDLCVAYNNGADNVANNGGPVGIWLWDTKDGIIQSSESYENKTNSTKDGGGFDLDGGCVNCVIQYCYSHDNDGAGFLLAEFGESRDMINNTIRYNISQNDGRDNDYAGIQFWRDAVTPGTGVLDQSYVYNNVVYIGAGAGAAPAAIRSISGAITNAKVSNNVFITADGIRMVDKQFATDLDFAGNAYFSLTGVYEYNEAGTVYGNLAAWRASGQEMVGLTNVGLEIDPQLVNAGNGGIIGNPNNLPTLNDYTLQAGSPLEDAGLDLNTLFGINVGARDFYGTTVPVNTTHDIGAYETPGATLSARDIKFFGERLKNGTVFLRFDLGLEEMPESLILERSLDGENFEFVLNPELKSRIGHTYDYRSPSTKVFYRLGLEDLNGEVNYSRILEIFAFENQEFMQVFPNPIKEDLGIFLRSPISHKEVVVELIDLQGKSVLKQTLNPVQDSLSLKVPNLPNGLYTLMLKTPLSIMRQQILIDK; encoded by the coding sequence ATGGCGGTTACTTATTATGTATCTCCTACAGGTAATGATCTGAATACAGGCCTTACTGCGGCAGATCCCTGGCAAACTATTGATCGGGTCAATCTGGCAGCAATAGGCCCTGGTGATGAAGTCCTCTTTGAAGGTGGACAAACCTTTGTTTCTGCAAACGGACTTTTCTTTACCGGTGCCCGAAGTGGTACTGCAGCAAACCCTATCATAATTTCCAGTTATGGAACGGGTAGAGCAACTCTAAATGTCACAGGTGCACATGCTTTCGTAGCCTACGAATGTGCGGGTTTTGAAATAACAGACCTGAATTTTGTGGGTGCAGGTAGGCTAGTGAATAATTTTGCGGGCATCGTATTTTACTCAGACACAGGTACGCCTGTCATCCCTAATCGCTATGAGCACGTGCTAATCAGTAGAGTTGAAGTATCTGGCTTTAACCTCGGAGGTATCAAATTTCAGGGTACTGAGATTTATAGAGGTAGTGGAGGAACTCAGGCGTCCAGTGGTTGGGAGAGCGTATCAATCACTTATGCAGATGTACATGATAATGGGGATTTTGGCATCGAAATCATCGGTGATTGGTTGACAGGAACTACGATCTATCCCAATAGAGACATTTTAATCCAAAACTGTACCGCCTATAATAATCCCGGTCAAAACGGATTGACTACAGAGCATACCGGTAATGGGATTGTGGTAGGAAATGCAGAAGATGTTCTGATAGACCTATGTGTGGCTTATAATAATGGAGCCGATAATGTCGCCAATAATGGAGGACCCGTAGGAATCTGGCTTTGGGATACCAAAGATGGGATCATCCAAAGCAGCGAATCCTATGAAAATAAAACCAATAGTACCAAGGATGGTGGAGGTTTTGATTTGGATGGAGGATGTGTCAATTGTGTGATACAGTACTGCTATTCACATGATAATGACGGCGCCGGTTTTCTGCTGGCAGAATTCGGAGAGTCCCGTGACATGATCAATAACACCATTCGCTATAATATCAGCCAAAATGATGGCCGCGACAATGATTATGCAGGCATACAGTTTTGGCGTGATGCCGTAACTCCGGGTACGGGTGTACTCGACCAATCCTATGTGTATAATAATGTAGTTTATATCGGCGCAGGTGCAGGAGCAGCTCCCGCAGCTATTCGTTCTATAAGTGGAGCCATAACCAATGCAAAGGTCTCAAACAATGTCTTTATTACTGCGGATGGTATTCGCATGGTGGATAAACAGTTTGCAACGGATCTGGATTTTGCAGGAAATGCCTACTTCAGTTTGACAGGAGTCTATGAATACAATGAGGCCGGAACTGTATATGGAAATTTGGCTGCCTGGAGAGCTAGCGGACAGGAAATGGTCGGGCTCACCAATGTAGGTCTGGAGATTGATCCTCAACTGGTAAATGCCGGAAATGGAGGAATCATTGGAAATCCAAACAATCTTCCGACCCTCAATGATTATACCCTACAAGCAGGTTCACCCTTAGAAGATGCAGGTCTGGATCTCAATACCTTATTTGGGATCAATGTGGGAGCTCGTGATTTTTATGGGACTACAGTACCCGTAAATACAACCCACGATATTGGGGCTTATGAAACTCCGGGGGCGACGCTTTCTGCCAGAGACATCAAATTCTTTGGAGAAAGACTTAAGAATGGAACGGTCTTCCTCCGTTTTGATCTGGGACTGGAAGAAATGCCGGAATCATTGATCCTCGAAAGAAGTCTGGATGGAGAAAATTTCGAGTTTGTCCTGAATCCTGAACTTAAAAGTAGAATAGGGCATACCTATGATTATAGATCCCCTTCCACAAAGGTCTTTTACAGATTGGGCTTAGAAGACTTGAATGGCGAAGTAAACTACTCACGCATTCTGGAAATCTTTGCCTTCGAAAATCAGGAATTCATGCAGGTTTTCCCCAATCCGATCAAAGAAGATTTGGGAATCTTTCTGAGGAGCCCGATCAGCCATAAAGAGGTGGTTGTGGAGTTAATCGACTTGCAAGGCAAATCTGTCTTAAAACAAACCTTAAATCCAGTACAGGATAGCCTTAGCCTTAAGGTCCCGAACCTTCCGAATGGTTTGTATACCTTGATGCTAAAAACCCCCCTCTCAATAATGCGACAACAAATCTTAATTGATAAATAA
- a CDS encoding redoxin domain-containing protein, protein MQADLKIIKILFSLFGILLLQGTEARASQPVRIFGNILNDETREISLSFREHPLAEMETIKAKLDRQGNFQLKLNIEKARPCYLRYGREQSVVYLFPGDRIDLIADAESFDETLVFTGYGSGVNASQFLAAFFLKFEDKLFRREANNRIKEASPASYLEYLSRQKEYKLNFLDENKDLPEDFVDYMAKRIEYMWGRDLLEYPVKHAYLNELPYERVPVGTSYYGFLNELNIQDKEAWELREYQDFLDAFFAYEYSKVISKMSPSSRFAYLYDRAPDYLTGMPLSVFRARSLMHAIQYLNPGDVLPRYFQFVNSEEGLALKEYLEYAFKDILALAPGNPAPDFSLEDREGKMVSLSDYQGKTIYLHFWASWCDPCKNELSYINKLAFEFSDEDIVILNVSLDEFQKTWLQKVEETQLAGIHVWAKGLWSEVPMSYGIRTLPGYMIISKDGTIANASAFAPSNPEASAQILRNLR, encoded by the coding sequence ATGCAAGCTGACCTCAAGATAATCAAGATCCTTTTTTCCCTCTTTGGTATCTTGCTTCTGCAGGGGACTGAAGCAAGGGCTAGCCAGCCCGTGCGGATTTTTGGAAATATATTAAATGATGAGACCCGGGAAATATCCCTGAGTTTCAGAGAGCATCCTTTGGCTGAGATGGAAACCATCAAAGCTAAACTGGATCGTCAGGGTAATTTTCAACTCAAATTGAACATTGAAAAGGCGCGGCCCTGTTATCTGCGCTATGGCAGGGAGCAAAGTGTTGTCTACCTTTTCCCAGGAGATCGTATTGACCTGATTGCAGATGCTGAGTCTTTTGATGAAACCCTGGTCTTTACCGGCTATGGCTCCGGAGTAAATGCCAGCCAGTTTTTGGCGGCTTTCTTCCTCAAGTTTGAAGACAAACTATTTAGAAGAGAAGCAAATAACCGCATCAAAGAAGCATCTCCAGCTTCCTATCTGGAATACCTCAGCCGTCAGAAAGAATACAAACTCAATTTTCTCGATGAGAATAAGGATTTGCCGGAAGATTTTGTAGACTATATGGCGAAAAGGATAGAGTATATGTGGGGAAGAGATTTACTCGAATACCCAGTCAAACATGCCTATCTGAATGAATTGCCCTATGAACGGGTACCCGTAGGGACATCCTATTATGGCTTTTTAAATGAACTCAATATACAGGATAAAGAAGCCTGGGAACTGAGAGAATACCAGGACTTTCTGGATGCTTTCTTTGCCTATGAATATAGCAAAGTGATCAGCAAAATGAGTCCTTCCTCCCGTTTTGCCTATCTCTATGATCGTGCACCGGATTATTTGACTGGAATGCCCTTAAGTGTATTCCGAGCCCGTAGCCTTATGCATGCGATTCAATACCTGAATCCAGGTGATGTACTGCCTCGGTATTTTCAGTTTGTAAACTCTGAAGAAGGATTGGCATTGAAAGAATATCTGGAATATGCCTTTAAAGATATTCTGGCTTTGGCTCCGGGAAATCCTGCTCCGGATTTTAGCCTGGAAGATCGTGAAGGGAAAATGGTTAGCTTGAGTGATTATCAAGGGAAAACCATATACCTGCATTTCTGGGCCAGTTGGTGTGATCCCTGTAAAAACGAACTAAGTTATATCAATAAGTTGGCCTTTGAGTTTTCGGATGAAGACATAGTCATACTAAATGTTTCTTTGGATGAATTTCAAAAAACCTGGCTACAAAAAGTAGAGGAGACTCAATTGGCAGGAATTCATGTTTGGGCAAAAGGATTGTGGTCAGAAGTTCCTATGTCTTATGGCATCAGGACCTTGCCGGGATACATGATTATTTCAAAGGATGGGACCATTGCAAATGCTTCTGCATTTGCTCCCAGCAATCCCGAAGCCTCGGCACAAATTTTGCGAAATTTACGCTAG
- a CDS encoding 4a-hydroxytetrahydrobiopterin dehydratase, with protein sequence MKTYNSEEAGPKLSVLSGWEFKNEGIEKTFMFSDFVSAFGFMSQAAILAEKANHHPEWFNVYNKVEVRLSTHDAGGLTDYDFDLAAKFDALIS encoded by the coding sequence ATGAAAACCTATAATTCTGAAGAAGCCGGGCCAAAACTTTCTGTACTTTCTGGCTGGGAATTTAAGAATGAAGGAATTGAGAAGACCTTTATGTTTTCAGATTTTGTATCGGCTTTTGGTTTTATGAGTCAGGCTGCTATTCTGGCGGAGAAAGCCAATCACCATCCAGAGTGGTTCAATGTGTACAATAAAGTAGAGGTACGCCTCAGTACACATGACGCTGGCGGCCTTACAGACTATGATTTTGATTTGGCTGCAAAATTCGACGCACTTATTTCTTAA
- the dut gene encoding dUTP diphosphatase: MLQVKIINTSSNPLPKYATPASAGVDLYANNEEAITLDSLERTLIPTGLFMELPIGYEAQVRPRSGLAIKHGISLVNTPGTIDADYRGEIKVILVNLSKDPFTIEKGERIAQMVIAKHEQVDWVEVQELSATERGAGGFGHTGK; this comes from the coding sequence ATGCTCCAGGTTAAGATCATCAATACATCTTCCAATCCTTTGCCCAAATATGCCACTCCTGCCTCTGCCGGAGTAGATCTTTATGCCAACAATGAAGAAGCTATTACCCTCGATAGCCTCGAAAGAACCCTTATCCCTACCGGTCTATTCATGGAACTCCCTATCGGATATGAGGCTCAGGTAAGGCCACGCAGTGGTCTGGCTATAAAACATGGCATTAGCCTCGTAAATACGCCCGGTACCATAGACGCTGATTATAGAGGAGAAATCAAAGTCATCCTCGTAAATCTAAGCAAGGATCCTTTTACCATCGAAAAAGGAGAGCGTATCGCCCAAATGGTCATTGCCAAACACGAGCAAGTTGACTGGGTAGAAGTTCAGGAACTCAGCGCAACTGAAAGAGGCGCCGGAGGATTTGGGCATACGGGGAAGTAA
- a CDS encoding tetratricopeptide repeat protein: protein MRIPSLIFLLLAATVVFTSCKGAKDIRDMQAKSLQASAEEEAYVEPDLTEFFKLFEDELTENEEVERDFVEGCTQMMRGNFDEALRLFEKVLEADPDNHPAQYNSARIYLDQKNYEKAIELSQQAVKGQSDNYWYHKFLVRALRAGGDIDRAINAQSDLVLSFPEKSTEKMDLAELYFKSGNASGGLKVLDQLEKEKGISRLISLRKFEVEKERENYEEALESLDELLEIGDTDTGIYQRKYEMLYRLGRFEEGVSTLNAILEQDPDNGFALLYLADYYKKQNQIEKSDEYLFRAFANPLIEWQGKMNIIQQLLPYADSDATVRGRLSRLLEIFNEAHPNNPEAIMLQGRLGNNVAGGAAPDLDAVRSALEKQPMQIELWLELLNASNSARDYDQLYKDAEFALEYYPNQGQFLYYYGKASSRTQDYSAAEYAYNKLKKIAAQDDFSLIRTHLGLGEMHKLKGESDKSGQALKEAKTILDRLSGANDPIFFVLLGDYYAVSGVPELAEEEWKKAAREGIKLDIKARLKEYGYEKE, encoded by the coding sequence ATGCGAATTCCATCCCTCATATTCCTCTTGCTCGCTGCTACCGTAGTGTTTACATCCTGTAAAGGAGCAAAGGACATTAGGGACATGCAAGCAAAGAGTTTACAGGCTTCCGCGGAAGAAGAAGCATATGTCGAGCCTGATCTTACTGAATTTTTCAAACTCTTTGAAGATGAGTTGACAGAAAATGAAGAGGTAGAGCGTGATTTCGTGGAAGGCTGCACCCAAATGATGCGAGGCAATTTTGATGAAGCTCTCCGTCTTTTTGAAAAAGTACTCGAAGCAGATCCTGATAATCATCCCGCTCAATATAATAGTGCCCGCATTTATCTGGATCAGAAAAACTATGAAAAAGCAATTGAGCTTTCTCAACAAGCGGTAAAAGGACAATCCGATAATTATTGGTACCACAAATTTCTCGTCCGTGCCCTAAGAGCTGGTGGCGATATAGACAGAGCCATCAATGCCCAAAGCGATCTGGTCCTAAGTTTCCCGGAGAAATCTACGGAAAAAATGGACCTGGCAGAGCTGTATTTCAAAAGCGGCAATGCGAGTGGTGGCCTGAAAGTTCTAGACCAATTGGAAAAAGAGAAAGGTATAAGCCGTTTGATAAGCTTGAGAAAGTTTGAGGTGGAAAAGGAAAGAGAGAATTATGAGGAAGCCCTGGAAAGCTTGGATGAACTGCTGGAGATCGGAGATACCGATACAGGCATTTACCAAAGAAAATATGAAATGCTCTATAGACTGGGCAGATTTGAGGAAGGAGTTTCAACCTTGAATGCCATTCTTGAGCAAGACCCGGACAATGGTTTCGCTCTCCTTTACCTGGCTGACTATTATAAAAAACAAAATCAGATTGAGAAGTCTGATGAGTACCTTTTCAGAGCCTTTGCAAACCCCCTGATTGAGTGGCAAGGCAAAATGAATATTATTCAGCAACTCCTCCCCTATGCAGACAGTGATGCTACAGTTCGGGGAAGGCTGAGCAGACTTCTTGAAATATTCAATGAAGCACATCCGAATAATCCTGAAGCGATTATGTTGCAAGGAAGACTGGGGAACAATGTTGCAGGAGGGGCTGCTCCAGATTTGGATGCTGTAAGAAGCGCTTTGGAAAAACAACCTATGCAAATTGAGCTTTGGTTGGAATTGCTCAATGCATCCAATTCTGCCAGAGATTATGATCAATTATATAAAGACGCAGAGTTTGCCTTAGAGTATTATCCCAATCAAGGTCAATTCCTTTACTATTATGGAAAAGCTTCCAGCAGAACGCAGGATTATTCCGCGGCTGAGTATGCCTATAATAAATTGAAGAAAATTGCGGCTCAGGATGATTTCAGCCTGATAAGGACTCATTTGGGTCTAGGGGAAATGCACAAACTTAAAGGAGAATCTGATAAAAGCGGTCAAGCGCTTAAGGAGGCTAAAACAATCCTCGATAGATTATCCGGAGCAAATGATCCGATATTCTTTGTACTCCTGGGAGATTATTATGCAGTCTCTGGTGTTCCCGAACTGGCAGAAGAAGAGTGGAAGAAAGCAGCCAGAGAAGGAATAAAACTTGACATCAAAGCTCGCCTGAAAGAGTATGGATACGAGAAGGAATAA
- a CDS encoding MlaD family protein yields the protein MDNERTKLIKLGSFVVVGVIFFIFILYLIGRQQNLFDKTFRVQTVFENVDGLQKGSSVWFAGVKIGTVKSIDIESSTAVKLTMNITADNKKFIKKDATASIGSDGFIGNKLVIISGGSSSAEVIDNMGLLKSESGTGLDELMATFQVTNDNLQAITTDFKGITNGIVSGKGTVGGLFNDSTMYAQIQASIREARLASFNTKNATKELSDMMANINAGKGMAGALLNSPEYEKRLNESVQSAQATIQNAAGTMKRVDQITQDLNVLVKDLNNPDSPLGVLMQDSVFARNLQETMRNLEGSTDELDETLKDVQKSFLMRERIFRKNKEYRKSNQKKEAAEANGESPRGN from the coding sequence ATGGACAACGAACGTACAAAACTCATCAAACTCGGCTCCTTTGTAGTGGTGGGTGTGATTTTTTTCATTTTCATTCTTTACCTCATTGGCAGGCAGCAAAATCTATTCGATAAAACTTTCCGTGTTCAAACCGTTTTCGAGAATGTAGATGGTTTACAGAAAGGAAGTAGTGTATGGTTTGCAGGAGTGAAAATCGGAACCGTTAAAAGCATTGATATTGAAAGTAGCACAGCGGTAAAACTTACGATGAATATCACTGCTGACAATAAGAAATTTATCAAAAAGGATGCTACAGCAAGCATTGGTTCTGATGGGTTTATTGGGAATAAATTGGTGATTATATCCGGAGGAAGTTCTTCGGCAGAAGTAATCGATAATATGGGCTTGCTTAAAAGTGAGAGCGGTACGGGATTGGATGAGCTGATGGCAACTTTTCAGGTAACCAATGATAATCTTCAAGCCATCACAACGGATTTCAAAGGGATTACCAATGGGATTGTCAGTGGTAAAGGAACTGTAGGGGGACTTTTTAATGATTCCACTATGTATGCCCAGATTCAGGCAAGTATTCGCGAAGCTCGTCTAGCCAGTTTTAATACGAAAAACGCTACCAAAGAATTATCTGACATGATGGCCAACATTAATGCAGGTAAGGGTATGGCTGGTGCTTTACTAAATAGTCCGGAATATGAGAAGCGTCTGAATGAAAGTGTTCAATCTGCGCAGGCTACTATCCAGAATGCAGCTGGTACGATGAAAAGGGTTGATCAAATTACGCAGGACCTGAATGTGCTGGTGAAAGATTTGAATAATCCTGATTCTCCTTTAGGTGTATTAATGCAGGACTCTGTATTTGCCCGTAACCTTCAGGAGACTATGCGTAATCTGGAAGGAAGTACAGATGAGTTGGATGAAACCTTGAAAGATGTTCAAAAGAGTTTCCTGATGCGTGAAAGAATTTTCCGCAAGAATAAAGAATACCGCAAATCCAATCAGAAAAAAGAAGCTGCTGAAGCGAATGGGGAAAGCCCCAGAGGCAACTAA
- a CDS encoding ATP-binding cassette domain-containing protein produces the protein MPSIDYSPDKIIIEVEHLQKRFGDNVVLTDINMVLYEEENLVVLGKSGTGKSVLIKCMVGLIKADAGKLNVLNKDIMTANTYEMDELRKQIGFSFQMSALYDSMTVRENLEFPLKRNEPDVGRGEMNDRVEEALHNVGLLYAIDMMPVELSGGMQKRVGIARTLILNPKIILYDEPTAGLDPITAKEINELILSVQETYKTSSIIITHDLTCARMTGNRINLMADGEFPIKGTYEDLQKISDPRLAPFFEYSSS, from the coding sequence ATGCCTAGTATAGATTATTCACCAGATAAGATCATCATTGAAGTCGAGCATTTGCAAAAACGCTTTGGTGACAATGTGGTACTTACTGATATAAATATGGTCCTCTATGAAGAGGAAAACCTGGTGGTATTGGGGAAATCCGGAACAGGTAAATCTGTTCTGATAAAATGTATGGTAGGCTTGATCAAAGCAGATGCTGGTAAGCTCAATGTATTGAACAAGGATATCATGACTGCCAATACCTATGAGATGGATGAATTGAGAAAGCAAATAGGTTTCTCTTTTCAAATGTCTGCCCTTTATGACTCCATGACCGTAAGAGAAAATCTCGAGTTTCCGCTAAAGCGTAATGAGCCTGATGTCGGCCGGGGAGAAATGAATGATCGCGTGGAGGAAGCCCTACATAATGTGGGTCTTTTATATGCGATTGATATGATGCCGGTTGAGCTTTCAGGGGGTATGCAAAAACGTGTCGGTATTGCGCGAACGTTGATCCTGAATCCCAAGATCATACTCTATGATGAACCTACGGCAGGATTGGATCCCATTACGGCAAAAGAAATCAACGAATTGATCCTGAGTGTACAGGAGACTTATAAAACTTCTTCCATCATTATTACCCATGATTTGACCTGTGCCCGTATGACTGGGAATCGGATCAACCTCATGGCAGATGGCGAATTCCCGATCAAGGGAACCTATGAAGATTTGCAGAAGATCAGTGATCCACGACTGGCACCTTTCTTCGAATACTCTTCCTCTTAA
- a CDS encoding ABC transporter permease, whose amino-acid sequence MQETFAQEEQLDNQAESTSGKFTLPNGVQDFLLEMAGVYKFIARFFKDVFRPPYEFKEVLNQCYIIGYKTLPLIIFTGYIGGIVFTRQSRPSLESFGAVSWLPSLVGVGIIRSLGPLIAGLIGAGKIASNIGAELGSMKVTEQIDAMEVSGTNPFTYLVITRVLACMFMIPLLVIFTDTLAMLGGFTSIYFNEGTSFTLYWAEAFSVLKMEDIFASTLKSLLFGFAIGIIGCYKGFTSKKGTVGVGKAANSAVVLSMFMIFVIDLITLQIMTFVRTLIYTV is encoded by the coding sequence ATGCAAGAAACGTTTGCCCAAGAGGAACAGCTGGATAATCAGGCTGAATCCACTTCTGGAAAATTCACTTTGCCCAACGGAGTTCAGGACTTTCTACTCGAGATGGCAGGTGTCTATAAATTCATCGCCCGATTCTTTAAAGACGTATTTCGCCCGCCTTATGAATTTAAGGAGGTGCTCAACCAATGCTATATCATTGGATATAAAACATTACCGCTAATCATTTTTACCGGTTATATCGGAGGAATTGTATTTACCCGTCAATCCCGGCCAAGTCTTGAATCATTTGGAGCCGTCTCCTGGTTGCCATCCCTGGTAGGAGTCGGGATCATACGCTCTTTGGGGCCATTGATTGCAGGATTGATCGGAGCAGGTAAGATCGCTTCTAATATTGGGGCAGAATTGGGATCGATGAAGGTAACCGAGCAAATTGATGCGATGGAGGTGTCCGGAACCAATCCTTTTACCTATTTGGTGATCACCCGGGTTCTGGCCTGTATGTTTATGATCCCCTTATTGGTAATCTTTACAGATACCCTGGCCATGCTGGGAGGCTTTACTTCTATTTATTTTAATGAGGGAACGAGTTTCACCCTGTATTGGGCAGAGGCTTTTAGTGTATTGAAAATGGAAGACATTTTTGCCTCAACCCTCAAATCCCTGCTTTTTGGCTTTGCAATCGGGATTATCGGTTGTTATAAGGGCTTTACTTCCAAGAAAGGGACTGTTGGAGTAGGTAAAGCTGCAAACTCTGCTGTGGTATTGTCCATGTTTATGATCTTCGTGATTGACCTCATCACCCTACAGATCATGACTTTTGTTAGAACCCTAATTTACACCGTCTAG